The Sciurus carolinensis chromosome 18, mSciCar1.2, whole genome shotgun sequence genome contains a region encoding:
- the Rhot2 gene encoding mitochondrial Rho GTPase 2 isoform X2: MRRDVRILLLGEAQVGKTSLILSLVGEEFPEEVPARAEEITIPAAVTPERVPTHIVDYSEAEQTDEELWDEIRKANVVCVVYDVSKETTIEKIRTKWIPLVNGKTERGPRLPIILVGNKADLRSGSTMEAVLPIMSQFPEIETCVECSAKHLKNISELFYYAQKAVLHPTAPLYDPETKQLRPACAQALTRVFRLSDQNLDHTLSDEELNAFQKSCFGHPLAPQALEDVKRVVCKNVVGGVRDDRLTLDGFLFLNTLFIQRGRHETTWTILRRFGYSDSLELTADYLCPKLHVPPGCSTELNHRGYQFVQQVFEKHDQVSATTPASPASPQHCDCGPSAHRTMMAPSRPWSCRTSSVCSQWPPGALSSHALSALTPAGCPCMVSSASGLTYLDVQRCLQHLGYLGYPTLCEQDSQAQAITVTREKRMDQEKGQTQRNVLLCKVIGARGVGKSAFLQAFLGHSLEDTRASPGEPPIHTIDTVQVSGQEKYLILCEVSVDSMLASSLDMACDVACLMFDGSDPASFAFCATIYKHHYMDGQTPCLFVSSKADLPAGATPPGLSPVDFCRRHRLPAPTPFSCAGPAQPSTDVFTCLATMAAFPHLVHSELRPTSSWLRGVLLTVGAAVAAVLSFALYRVLVKSQ, from the exons ATGAGGCGGGACGTGCGCATCCTGTTGCTGGGCGAAG CCCAGGTCGGGAAGACGTCGCTGATCCTGTCGCTGGTGGGCGAGGAGTTCCCCGAGGAG GTCCCCGCGCGCGCAGAGGAGATCACCATCCCCGCCGCCGTCACGCCGGAGCGCGTGCCCACCCACATCGTGGACTACTCAG agGCCGAGCAGACGGATGAGGAGCTCTGGGACGAGATCCGTAAG GcaaatgtggtgtgtgtggtgtacGACGTGTCTAAGGAGACTACTATTGAAAAG ATTCGAACCAAGTGGATTCCACTGGTGAATGGGAAAACTGAGAGGGGGCCCAG GCTGCCCATCATCTTGGTGGGCAACAAGGCAGACCTGCGATCAGGGAGCACCATGGAAGCTGTGCTGCCCATCATGAGTCAGTTCCCTGAGATAGAGACCTGTGTGGAG TGTTCTGCCAAGCACCTGAAGAACATCTCGGAGCTGTTCTACTATGCCCAGAAGGCCGTTCTGCACCCCACGGCCCCCCTCTACGACCCTGAGACCAAGCAG CTGAGGCCTGCGTGCGCCCAGGCCCTCACTCGAGTCTTCAGGCTCTCGGATCAGAACCTGGACCACACATTGAGCGATGAGGAGCTTAATGCCTTCCAG AAGTCCTGCTTTGGCCACCCACTGGCCCCACAGGCCCTGGAAGATGTGAAGAGGGTGGTGTGCAAGAACGTGGTGGGCGGCGTGCGGGACGACAGGCTGACCCTGGATG GCTTCCTCTTCCTGAACACGCTTTTCATCCAGCGTGGACGGCACGAGACTACTTGGACAATTCTGCGGCGCTTTGGCTACAGTGACTCGCTCGAGCTGACAGCAGACTACCTCTGCCCAAA GCTCCACGTGCCCCCTGGCTGCAGCACCGAGCTTAACCACCGTGGCTACCAGTTTGTGCAGCAGGTGTTTGAGAAGCATGACCAGGTGAGCGCCACCACCCCGGCCAGCCCTgccagtccccagcactgtgactGTGGCCCTTCTGCCCACAGGACCATGATGGCGCCCTCTCGTCCTTGGAGCTGCAGAACCTCTTCAGTGTGTTCCCAGTGGCCCCCTGGGGCCCTGAGCTCCCACGCACTGTCCGCACTGACACCAGCCGGCTGTCCCTGCATGGTTTCCTCTGCCAGTGGAC TGACCTACCTGGATGTCCAGCGCTGCCTCCAGCACCTTGGCTACCTAGGCTATCCCACCCTCTGTGAGCAGGACTCCCAGGCACAGGCCATCACAG TCACCCGTGAGAAGAGGATGGACCAGGAGAAGGGGCAGACCCAGCGGAATGTCCTCCTGTGCAAGGTGATAGGGGCCCGAGGAGTGGGCAAGTCTGCCTTCTTGCAGGCCTTCCTCGGCCACAGCCTGGAG GACACCAGGGCATCCCCTGGGGAGCCTCCCATCCACACCATCGACACAGTGCAGGTCAGCGGGCAGGAGAAGTACCTGATT CTCTGTGAAGTGAGCGTGGACAGCATGCTGGCCAGCTCCCTGGACATGGCCTGTGACGTTGCCTGCCTGATGTTCGATGGCAGTGACCCCGCGTCCTTTGCATTCTGTGCCACCATCTACAAG CACCATTACATGGATGGCCAGACCCCTTGCCTCTTTGTGTCCTCCAAGGCTGACCTGCCCGCGGGTGCCACCCCACCAGGCCTCTCACCTGTGGACTTCTGCCGCAGGCACCGGCTGCCTGCCCCCACCCCGTTCTCCTGCGCCGGCCCGGCCCAGCCCAGCACTGATGTCTTCACTTGCCTGGCCACCATGGCTGCCTTTCC ACACCTGGTGCACTCAGAGCTGCGCCCCACCTCCTCCTGGCTCCGGGGGGTGCTGCTGACTGTTGGGGCTGCTGTGGCTGCAGTCCTCAGCTTCGCACTCTACAGAGTCCTGGTGAAGAGCCAGTGA
- the Rhot2 gene encoding mitochondrial Rho GTPase 2 isoform X5 encodes MRRDVRILLLGEAQVGKTSLILSLVGEEFPEEVPARAEEITIPAAVTPERVPTHIVDYSEAEQTDEELWDEIRKANVVCVVYDVSKETTIEKIRTKWIPLVNGKTERGPRLPIILVGNKADLRSGSTMEAVLPIMSQFPEIETCVECSAKHLKNISELFYYAQKAVLHPTAPLYDPETKQLRPACAQALTRVFRLSDQNLDHTLSDEELNAFQKSCFGHPLAPQALEDVKRVVCKNVVGGVRDDRLTLDGFLFLNTLFIQRGRHETTWTILRRFGYSDSLELTADYLCPKLHVPPGCSTELNHRGYQFVQQVFEKHDQDHDGALSSLELQNLFSVFPVAPWGPELPRTVRTDTSRLSLHGFLCQWTLVTYLDVQRCLQHLGYLGYPTLCEQDSQAQAITVTREKRMDQEKGQTQRNVLLCKVIGARGVGKSAFLQAFLGHSLEDTRASPGEPPIHTIDTVQVSGQEKYLILCEVSVDSMLASSLDMACDVACLMFDGSDPASFAFCATIYKHHYMDGQTPCLFVSSKADLPAGATPPGLSPVDFCRRHRLPAPTPFSCAGPAQPSTDVFTCLATMAAFPHLVHSELRPTSSWLRGVLLTVGAAVAAVLSFALYRVLVKSQ; translated from the exons ATGAGGCGGGACGTGCGCATCCTGTTGCTGGGCGAAG CCCAGGTCGGGAAGACGTCGCTGATCCTGTCGCTGGTGGGCGAGGAGTTCCCCGAGGAG GTCCCCGCGCGCGCAGAGGAGATCACCATCCCCGCCGCCGTCACGCCGGAGCGCGTGCCCACCCACATCGTGGACTACTCAG agGCCGAGCAGACGGATGAGGAGCTCTGGGACGAGATCCGTAAG GcaaatgtggtgtgtgtggtgtacGACGTGTCTAAGGAGACTACTATTGAAAAG ATTCGAACCAAGTGGATTCCACTGGTGAATGGGAAAACTGAGAGGGGGCCCAG GCTGCCCATCATCTTGGTGGGCAACAAGGCAGACCTGCGATCAGGGAGCACCATGGAAGCTGTGCTGCCCATCATGAGTCAGTTCCCTGAGATAGAGACCTGTGTGGAG TGTTCTGCCAAGCACCTGAAGAACATCTCGGAGCTGTTCTACTATGCCCAGAAGGCCGTTCTGCACCCCACGGCCCCCCTCTACGACCCTGAGACCAAGCAG CTGAGGCCTGCGTGCGCCCAGGCCCTCACTCGAGTCTTCAGGCTCTCGGATCAGAACCTGGACCACACATTGAGCGATGAGGAGCTTAATGCCTTCCAG AAGTCCTGCTTTGGCCACCCACTGGCCCCACAGGCCCTGGAAGATGTGAAGAGGGTGGTGTGCAAGAACGTGGTGGGCGGCGTGCGGGACGACAGGCTGACCCTGGATG GCTTCCTCTTCCTGAACACGCTTTTCATCCAGCGTGGACGGCACGAGACTACTTGGACAATTCTGCGGCGCTTTGGCTACAGTGACTCGCTCGAGCTGACAGCAGACTACCTCTGCCCAAA GCTCCACGTGCCCCCTGGCTGCAGCACCGAGCTTAACCACCGTGGCTACCAGTTTGTGCAGCAGGTGTTTGAGAAGCATGACCAG GACCATGATGGCGCCCTCTCGTCCTTGGAGCTGCAGAACCTCTTCAGTGTGTTCCCAGTGGCCCCCTGGGGCCCTGAGCTCCCACGCACTGTCCGCACTGACACCAGCCGGCTGTCCCTGCATGGTTTCCTCTGCCAGTGGAC CCTAGTGACCTACCTGGATGTCCAGCGCTGCCTCCAGCACCTTGGCTACCTAGGCTATCCCACCCTCTGTGAGCAGGACTCCCAGGCACAGGCCATCACAG TCACCCGTGAGAAGAGGATGGACCAGGAGAAGGGGCAGACCCAGCGGAATGTCCTCCTGTGCAAGGTGATAGGGGCCCGAGGAGTGGGCAAGTCTGCCTTCTTGCAGGCCTTCCTCGGCCACAGCCTGGAG GACACCAGGGCATCCCCTGGGGAGCCTCCCATCCACACCATCGACACAGTGCAGGTCAGCGGGCAGGAGAAGTACCTGATT CTCTGTGAAGTGAGCGTGGACAGCATGCTGGCCAGCTCCCTGGACATGGCCTGTGACGTTGCCTGCCTGATGTTCGATGGCAGTGACCCCGCGTCCTTTGCATTCTGTGCCACCATCTACAAG CACCATTACATGGATGGCCAGACCCCTTGCCTCTTTGTGTCCTCCAAGGCTGACCTGCCCGCGGGTGCCACCCCACCAGGCCTCTCACCTGTGGACTTCTGCCGCAGGCACCGGCTGCCTGCCCCCACCCCGTTCTCCTGCGCCGGCCCGGCCCAGCCCAGCACTGATGTCTTCACTTGCCTGGCCACCATGGCTGCCTTTCC ACACCTGGTGCACTCAGAGCTGCGCCCCACCTCCTCCTGGCTCCGGGGGGTGCTGCTGACTGTTGGGGCTGCTGTGGCTGCAGTCCTCAGCTTCGCACTCTACAGAGTCCTGGTGAAGAGCCAGTGA